One window of the Solanum stenotomum isolate F172 chromosome 11, ASM1918654v1, whole genome shotgun sequence genome contains the following:
- the LOC125845235 gene encoding probable complex I intermediate-associated protein 30, with the protein MSRFRSLLQASLNATRRALAWNIEDLVPPSERYIFNFSSKDELKNWHLYSDSEYGGLSSAALEIKDTGNGSTSVGLFSGNLSLDVMEGSKWNMTRSGFCGMRSKKFDGFIDLDGYDTIALKLKGDGRCYISTIYTENWVNSPGQDEDNSWQAFVFVPKDNWYIAKIPLTRYAPTWRGNIINARMEMNPARIVGMSLSVNAEGGVPDAKSGPGDFGVEVDWIKALRMMQ; encoded by the exons ATGTCTAGGTTCCGCTCACTATTGCAAGCATCGTTGAATGCTACAAGAAGAG CACTCGCGTGGAACATTGAAGACCTAGTTCCACCCAGTGAAAGATACATTTTCAACTTTAGTTCAAAGGATGAGCTCAAGAATTGGCATTTATACTCAGATTCAGAATATGGAG GTCTATCCTCAGCAGCTTTGGAGATTAAGGACACTGGAAATGggtcaactagtgttg GTCTTTTCTCTGGAAACCTCTCTTTGGATGTTATGGAAGGATCAAAGTGGAATATGACTCGAAGTGGCTTTTGTGGAATGCGGTCTAAAAAG tTTGATGGCTTCATTGATTTGGATGGATATGACACAATAGCTCTTAAACTTAAAGGGGATGGAAGATGCTATATTTCTACA ATATACACAGAGAATTGGGTCAATAGTCCAGGACAAGATGAAGATAATTCATGGCAAGCATTCGTTTTTGTGCCAAAAGATAACTGGTATATTGCAAAG ATCCCACTTACTCGTTATGCACCTACATGGAGAGGGAACATAATAAATGCAAGGATGGAGATGAATCCAGCTCGAATCGTTGGTATGTCTTTATCTGTCAACGCAGAAGGTGGAGTTCCAGATGCAAAGTCTGGTCCTGGTGATTTTGGAGTTGAAGTTGATTGGATCAAAGCCTTGCGGATGATGCAGTAA
- the LOC125844719 gene encoding 1-aminocyclopropane-1-carboxylate oxidase 5-like translates to MAIPVIDFSKLNGEERANTLAQIATCCEEWGFFQLVNHGVPVELLEKVKRVSSENFKKEREDNFNKSTAINLLNEVEKNKSNNNKVENVDWEDVFLLTDDNEWPSNIPQFREIMKEYRSELKNLAKQLMEIMDENLGLPKGYINKSFNNGEEGSENAFFGTKVSHYPPCPNPEMVNGLRAHTDAGGVILLFQDDQVDGLQILKDGKWIDVQPIQNAIVINTGDQIEVLSNGKYKSVWHRVLAKENGNRRSIASFYNPSLKATIAPAPQLIHIDNDNNNNNNKVELISNYPAFKFGDYMNVYSEQKFSPKEPRFQAVRAM, encoded by the exons ATGGCTATTCCAGTAATTGATTTTTCAAAGCTTAATGGAGAGGAAAGAGCCAACACTTTAGCTCAAATTGCCACTTGTTGTGAAGAATGGGGATTTTTTCAG TTGGTGAATCATGGAGTTCCCGTGGAACTTCTTGAGAAGGTGAAGAGAGTTTCTTCAGAAAATTTTAAGAAGGAAAGAGAAGATAATTTCAACAAGTCAACAGCAATAAACTTGTTGAATGAAGTGGAGAAAAATAAGAGCAATAATAACAAAGTTGAAAATGTAGATTGGGAAGATGTATTCCTTCTCACTGATGATAATGAATGGCCCTCCAATATTCCTCAATTCAG GGAAATAATGAAAGAGTATCGATCAGAATTGAAGAATCTAGCAAAACAATTGATGGAAATAATGGACGAAAACTTAGGTCTACCAAAAGGTTACATCAATAAATCGTTTAATAACGGCGAAGAAGGTTCCGAAAATGCGTTTTTCGGGACTAAAGTAAGTCATTATCCACCGTGCCCAAATCCCGAAATGGTGAATGGTCTACGAGCACACACCGATGCTGGTGGTGTAATTTTGCTTTTTCAGGATGATCAAGTGGACGGTCTTCAAATCCTCAAAGATGGCAAATGGATCGATGTTCAGCCGATCCAAAATGCCATCGTTATCAACACGGGTGACCAAATTGAGGTCCTTAGTAACGGAAAATACAAGAGCGTTTGGCATCGCGTTTTGGCTAAGGAAAATGGAAATAGAAGGTCAATTGCGTCTTTTTATAATCCGTCTTTAAAAGCTACGATCGCTCCTGCTCCTCAACTAATTCATattgataatgataataataacaataataataaggtggaattaattagtaattatcCAGCTTTTAAGTTTGGTGATTATATGAATGTTTATAGTGAACAAAAATTTTCACCTAAAGAGCCAAGATTCCAAGCTGTTAGAGCCATGTGA
- the LOC125844378 gene encoding 6,7,8-trihydroxycoumarin synthase-like, which produces MIFFLLFVAIPICLIFLLPKAKRGGKNKVPPGPLGLPFIGNLHQFDCLAPHIYFWKLSKKYGKVFSLKLASVPIVVVSSAKLAKEVLKTQDLVFCSKPSLVGQQKLSYNGHDIAFAPYNDYWREMRKICVLHLFSLKKVHLFGPIRNDEVSRMIKKIYQQAANSQVTNLSNLLISLNSTIICRVAFGVRFDEEAYERKRFSHIVDEAQAMLASFFVSDFFPSLNWIDKLTGQTNKLEKSFKDLDEFYEELIEQHHNPNRPKSMEGDIIDLLLQLKKEQLTPIDLSLEDIKGIIMNVLLAGSGTSASVIIWAMTILIKNPKAMKKVQEEIRNLMGNKNIVNEDDIQNMPYLRAVIKETLRLFPPIPLLIARESMKKSTLEGYELQPRTIVYVNAWAIARDPEIWENPEEFMPERFLNSYINFKGQDYEFIPFGAGRRGCPAMALGVASVELALSNLLYAFDWELPYGLKKEDIDINGKPGITVNKKNDLCLIPKRYF; this is translated from the exons atgatattttttctcctctttgtGGCCATTCCTATTTGCctcatctttcttcttcctaAAGCCAAAAGGGGTGGAAAAAATAAGGTGCCACCAGGTCCTTTAGGGCTTCCATTCATTGGAAACTTGCATCAATTTGATTGTTTGGCTCCTCATATCTATTTTTGGAAACTTTCTAAGAAATATGGAAAAGTATTCTCATTGAAACTTGCTTCTGTTCCTATTGTTGTAGTTTCTTCAGCAAAATTAGCAAAAGAAGTACTCAAGACACAAGATTTAGTGTTCTGTAGTAAACCCTCTCTTGTTGGCCAACAAAAATTGTCTTACAATGGTCATGATATTGCCTTTGCACCTTACAATGACTATTGGAgggaaatgagaaaaatatgtGTTCTTCATTTATTTAGTCTCAAGAAAGTGCATTTATTTGGTCCGATTCGTAATGATGAAGTCTCAAGAATGATCAAGAAAATATATCAACAAGCTGCTAATTCTCAAGTCACTAATTTGAGTAATTTGTTGATTTCACTTAATAGTACAATTATTTGTAGAGTTGCTTTTGGTGTTAGATTTGATGAAGAAGCATATGAAAGGAAGAGATTTAGTCATATTGtggatgaagctcaagctatgTTGGCAAGCTTTTTTGTGTCTGATTTTTTTCCATCTTTAAATTGGATAGATAAACTTACCGGACAGACAAACAAACTTGAGAAGAGTTTCAAAGATTTGGATGAGTTTTATGAAGAACTAATTGAACAACATCACAATCCCAATAGGCCAAAATCCATGGAAGGAGATATTATAGATCTTTTGCTTCAATTGAAAAAAGAGCAATTAACACCAATTGATCTGTCTTTGGAGGATATAAAAGGAATTATCATG AATGTGTTACTTGCTGGATCAGGCACTAGTGCATCTGTGATAATATGGGCAATGACAATCTTGATCAAGAATCCAAAAGCCATgaagaaagttcaagaagagatcAGAAATTTAATGGGGaacaaaaacattgtaaatGAAGATGATATTCAAAATATGCCTTATCTTAGAGCAGTGATAAAAGAGACATTAAGATTATTTCCACCAATTCCACTCCTAATAGCAAGAGAATCAATGAAAAAATCCACACTAGAAGGGTATGAACTTCAACCAAGAACTATAGTTTATGTTAACGCATGGGCAATTGCAAGAGATCCTGAAATATGGGAAAATCCAGAAGAATTTATGCCTGAAAGATTCTTGAATAGCTATATCAACTTCAAGGGACAAGACTATGAATTTATTCCGTTTGGAGCAGGTAGAAGAGGGTGTCCGGCAATGGCACTTGGGGTTGCATCTGTGGAACTTGCATTATCAAATCTTCTTTATGCATTTGATTGGGAGTTACCTTATGGGTTGAAAAAGGAGGACATTGACATAAATGGTAAACCTGGAATTACAGTGAATAAGAAAAATGACCTTTGCCTTATCcctaaaagatatttctaa